In Leptolyngbya sp. O-77, the genomic window GATATGAATGCATCCTGTACAACAAAACCAGTGTGATCAGAGTCAGCATCGGTCACCTCCGCAAGTAGCTCGTTCGTAATGTTTTTTTAAAAATTCAGCCCAAGTCCTAATCGCTGACAGAATGCGAACTGTAGAAATGCGAACTTAGAAATGCGAACTGTAGAAAGCTGGCTCAGACAACTGGATATGCAACGCACACAGCAATCTATCGACTCTGGGTATCATGCTATGCACCTGCGTCAGCCTCTCCCGCCTGCATAAGCCAATCATTCGGGCAACGCTTCCGACTGAGATACCTCAATCTACAAGACTTGCGTTGATTACTGCCTGTGCCTAAGGGGCCGGTTTAAACGCTTTCTGCTCTACAGAAAGCAAGAAGTTGGCTGAAGATGTGACTGAAAAATGCAAAAACCCGACACTGCCTAATTCTGAGAAGCAGTATCGGGATCTGGCGAAGCCATGAACTTGAAAGGTAAGCTGAGCAATTCAGCAAGAAACGCTGAACCCTAAGCAGAGCGTCCAATCTCTCGCGATGCACTAGCTGCCTCCGCGCCCAGCATAGACTCTTTCAGGAGTTTCAGTCCTTTCTTAACGCGGCGGGATACAGTAACCGCGCTAATGCCCAAGCGCTCGGCTGTCTCCTTTTGCGTCAGGTCATAGAGGAAAACGGCTTCTAGAACCTCGCGGGTTCGCTTTTCAAGCTGATACAGGGCTTGTTGAAGCCGGATCTGGTCTTCCTGAGCAAGCTGGAAACTGCGGTATTGCGAATCGGGCAACATTTCACCCAGCGTTGCGCCTTCCTCTTCTTCACGCATGGGCGCGTCGAGGCTGAGGGGCAGCCGATTGCGGTAGGCGAGTTTGATTTCTTGCCACTCGTTGAGCGAAACTTGCAGTGCAGAGGCAAGTTCAGCATCGGTTGGCGGCCGATGAAGCTCTGCCTGGAGGGTGCGAGTGATGGTTGCAGCTTGGTGCTGAAGCGCCTGCCAGCGGCGAGGAATCCTGACTGAAGACCCCTTATCACGCAGATAGTGCTGAATTTCGCCACGAATGTAGGGAATGGCGAAGGAGCTAAAGGCATGGCCTTTGCTCATGTCAAACCGCTCAATGGCGCGGATGAGTCCCAAGCTTCCTACCTGGAGGAGGTCATCATAGCTTTCGGTGCATTGATTGACCCAGTGATGCGCTTCTTTGCGAACCAGACCAAAATTGAGTTGCACCAATTGATTTCGGATTTCGGCGGTTGGAGAGGTTTGATAATCTCGCAGGAGTTGTAAACTTTCGGTCTTAAGTTCTGCAGAAATGGGTGTAGACATGACGAGATTCAGGTAGATGGGGTTAGCCGAGAGACCGTAACCTAGATGCATCCCTACGAAAGGCACAAGGGTATCAAACTGAGAAGTTGAAACTCAAGTTACCTGGCTTACTTGACTCAATGGCTGACTTAAATTCGGCAGGTTAGCAGAGGCTTAAACAGCCGCTTGCAGGTTGTGAACCCAGGCTAGTGAGCGCAGAAACGCTCCTGCTTGTTAACTGGAGCCTATCTGCTGCTTAGAGCCTGGTTACTACTTGCAAACATTTGGAGCAGCGAATTTAGAGCAGTGAGCTAACGTATGAAGCCAGAGGTTTCAACCGTCCTAAATTTCTAACAACGAACTCTAATCACTAAAGCCCCAGTAACGTTGCTTGAGTAACGTTGCTTGATAGTAATAAAAATGCCGCTTGACGAGGCCCCAAAAAATTTCTGAATTCAAGGTATTTGGTTTAGGGCAACGCCTACAACTGCATTTTTACGGAACCTGAAAGAAGCGTCGAAAAACCTGAATCGCCTCATTAGATGAAGATCGGGAGAGATCCTCTAAAAGTTTGAGATGGCTTGATGAATGAATTAGGAGGAAAGAATCAGACGCGAGTCTGTGGAATTCACTGACGAGTAGTTTACATTTTAAGATGAAAGCTTGCAATATTATGGAGCAATATCATGAGAAAGCGTTAAGCGCGATCGCCCCTCGGCGGAGCAGTGAACTGGACATCACCTTTAAGACAAAGAGGGCGATCGCCCTTCAAAAACAGCGTTTAACTGACCCAATACGGAGCCTACAGTTGGTTCTCAGTGAACTTTTTAACCCCTAACTTTGAGGATTACATGGTGTGAAAACTGTGATTCTCTCTAGATCCAGACTTTACAAAAGCGTGATTCCAAACTGCACTCTTTAAAGTTTTAGTAAAGTTTAGCTTTATGGAAACCTCATAAATTTAGCCCAAAAACTTAGCCCAAACATGAAAAGACCCGCCAGCGCCTTGCCAGCAGGTCTTTTCGTTTCAAAATCTAGAGAGGCTAACGGATCAAAATCTGTAGCCAGTTATTCTTAAGGATTTTGAGGACTACGCAGCGGGTTCAATCCGAGCGTAGAACAGCCCTTGAATTTGGACATCAAGAGGCTCCTTACCGCCCATATCAGTATCCGAAGGCTGCTCACTCAGGAAAGTTCCAGCGATTTCACCCGTTGCAGCGTTGATCTTGGCGATCTGAAAGGAGATATTGCCACGACCCGTCTTAAACGCTTTCTTGTTTTCGCGCTGAAGCTCGTCACTGTCGGCCTGGGCAGGCAGCGCAACCGCATTATCATAGCCCGCCGTCAGACCGCGACCTTTGGGATCAAGGAAGTTAGACGTGCGGTAGGAGGGCACCTTAAACTCGCCCTCGAAGTCCGTGGAGGCAGAGATGCTATCCAAGCCAGGCTGAGTTGTAGCAACCAAGTCCTTGATGGTGAACAGGAAAGGAACTTCCTCTCCACCAGGCAGCAGCACGGTGATGGGCTGGAAATCAAAGCCTTCTTCTTCGATGAAGGTAAGGCTACGATCGGGATTGACCTTCAGCGTGCCTCGCACCTGGTCGAGGCTAGAGGTATAGCGGGTCAGCGGTCTGCCAGTCACAAATTCTGCCTCTTGGCGTTTGTTTGCTGGCTCTGTCTTCACAGCGTAGTTGGTCGGTTCAAGGCAAAGATCGACGATTTTGTAAGTCTCATTGGGGTCGATCGGAATGGCACCCCGCTTGATGGTGTCAAGGGTGGGGCATTTGTTAGCTAGACCAGTGCCTCGGATTTGCTCATAGGTGAGCGGGCCGCTGGCGGCGGTAGGGGTGCCACTGCTACAGGCAGTGAGAAACCCCATACAGAGCGCAATCAGCGCGACAATTAGAGCGCGATACCTCATGGTCAACCTCGATATCTCAATCTTGATATGGCTTGGTGGTGGATGAATTCTAGTGGATGAATTCGTAGGTCTGTTGGGTCAAATGCTTGATCGAACAAGATTAGTCGAGCAAATCTAACAGATTGTGTCTGATACTCTAATGTTGAATTTTACAAGACCTTGTGCGTTTGTTTGTGGAACAGACCGACTTCATGAGACTTCAGGGCGAGACTTGAGAGTAAACCCTAGCTTTAGCGCAAATGATCAGGGACGTGAATTGTGTAGAAATGTATAGAAAATTGCACGGAACAAGTGTTTCATCGGTGTTGCATAGTTCTTTAGCAGTTGTTTCTCAGCAGTTGTTTCTCAGCAGTTGTTTCTCAGTTATGTGGAGCGTGGAGCGGCATGAGTGAGCAGGATAATGGAGGCGATCGCCCATCTCATCCAGATCTGGCAAATTTGGAGCAAGCGCTCCAGCCTCAGGAGACCCTTCAGCGCCATCTAGAGGCGATCGCCCAACAGGTGCAGGAAATCGCCAAAGCGTCTGAAGGCGATGGCGTTGCGCTGTTGCGGCTATTGCGCCTGCTAGAAAAGCTGCATCAAGAAATCCGCGACACGATGTTTCAAGAAACGCTGCCCAAAAATCGCCATTCGCTTTATGCCCTACTGCGCGATATGGAGGCGGAAGGTGGCTGGCCCTATATCAGTCGCATGAAGCTGCGATCGCTCTTGCGACACCTGCTAGATGAGCCGCCCACCGAATCACCCAACCCGCTGAACCCGATC contains:
- a CDS encoding photosystem II manganese-stabilizing polypeptide, coding for MRYRALIVALIALCMGFLTACSSGTPTAASGPLTYEQIRGTGLANKCPTLDTIKRGAIPIDPNETYKIVDLCLEPTNYAVKTEPANKRQEAEFVTGRPLTRYTSSLDQVRGTLKVNPDRSLTFIEEEGFDFQPITVLLPGGEEVPFLFTIKDLVATTQPGLDSISASTDFEGEFKVPSYRTSNFLDPKGRGLTAGYDNAVALPAQADSDELQRENKKAFKTGRGNISFQIAKINAATGEIAGTFLSEQPSDTDMGGKEPLDVQIQGLFYARIEPAA
- a CDS encoding RNA polymerase sigma factor SigF translates to MSTPISAELKTESLQLLRDYQTSPTAEIRNQLVQLNFGLVRKEAHHWVNQCTESYDDLLQVGSLGLIRAIERFDMSKGHAFSSFAIPYIRGEIQHYLRDKGSSVRIPRRWQALQHQAATITRTLQAELHRPPTDAELASALQVSLNEWQEIKLAYRNRLPLSLDAPMREEEEGATLGEMLPDSQYRSFQLAQEDQIRLQQALYQLEKRTREVLEAVFLYDLTQKETAERLGISAVTVSRRVKKGLKLLKESMLGAEAASASREIGRSA